A section of the Oreochromis aureus strain Israel breed Guangdong linkage group 22, ZZ_aureus, whole genome shotgun sequence genome encodes:
- the LOC116333508 gene encoding class I histocompatibility antigen, F10 alpha chain-like, with product MLGSKMFTLALFALLCSGPTQSRETHSLHYIYTALSKPVGLPGIHEFTAMGLLDKRMIDYFDSENQVKVPKQEWMRERLPADYWDKGTQSRKSKQQWFKVNIGILMERMRQNESDTPHVLQWMHGCEGETQPDGTLKFVQGMDMYSYDGDDFLSFDGKNEVWVAPTPQALPTKRTWDGVQVLKEYTKGYLENECIDWLSKFVYYGKEKLKSVPEVYTFTKTSTVDTNVVLTCLATGFHPAELTVTIRRNGRVLTADDGLQSSGVLPNDDETFQRREYVEVLKSDVSVFSCEVTHKATNEHALKDWDDRLLPDSEGSSVHILVAAVVVPLVVICVAAVLLVLCKKTRQMMLELTARVL from the exons ATGCTTGGATCTAAAATGTTCACTTTGGCACTTTTTGCGCTGCTGTGCTCGGGACCGACGCAGAGCCGCG AGACTCACTCCCTCCATTACATCTACACGGCGCTCTCCAAACCCGTCGGCCTCCCGGGCATCCACGAGTTCACAGCCATGGGTTTGCTGGATAAGAGGATGATCGACTACTTTGACAGCGAGAATCAGGTGAAAGTTCCTAAACAGGAGTGGATGAGAGAGCGTTTACCTGCTGATTACTGGGATAAAGGTACACAGTCCCGCAAGAGCAAGCAGCAGTGGTTCAAGGTCAACATCGGCATCCTGATGGAGCGAATGAGACAGAATGAATCAGACA CCCCTCATGTTCTTCAGTGGATGCACGGCTGTGAGGGTGAAACTCAGCCTGATGGCACGCTGAAGTTTGTCCAAGGCATGGACATGTACAGCTACGACGGAGACGACTTCCTGTCCTTCGATGGTAAAAATGAAGTGTGGGTCGCTCCGACTCCACAGGCACTTCCCACCAAGAGGACGTGGGACGGCGTCCAGGTGCTGAAAGAGTACACCAAGGGATACCTGGAGAACGAGTGCATCGATTGGCTGAGCAAGTTTGTGTATTATGGGAAAGAAAAGCTCAAAT CTGTGCCTGAGGTTTATACGTTTACAAAGACCTCCACAGTGGATACAAACGTGGTGCTGACCTGCCTCGCCACAGGCTTCCACCCAGCGGAGCTCACAGTGACGATCAGAAGGAACGGGCGTGTCCTGACTGCAGACGACGGCCTACAGAGCTCAGGAGTTCTTCCAAATGACGATGAAACCTTCCAGAGGAGAGAGTACGTGGAGGTTTTAAAGTCTGATGTGTCTGTGTTCAGCTGTGAGGTCACACACAAGGCGACCAATGAGCATGCTCTGAAGGACTGGG ACGATCGTCTGCTCCCAGACTCTGAAGGAAGCTCAGTTCACATCCTCGTTGCTGCTGTGGTCGTCCCGCTCGTGGTCATCTGTGTCGCTgcggttctcctggttctgtgTAAAAAAACACGACAAATG ATGTTGGAGCTAACAGCCAGAGTCCTGTGA